GGGCAAAGTTATTGTACTGCTTGCATTAAAGCAATGTCCCAGCGTACAGGCCAAACCTAAGCAATATAACCATAGACATCTTAGGTTCTCTTAGTACCCTCTAGCTGTATTTAGAGAGGTCCCTACAAGGTTGCGAATGGGATGTGACCAGGAGAGCCACAAAATGACGAAAATTAGAAAGACACTACATGCGTGCTATACGTGACATGCGTGCCACGCGTACCATGCGTACCATGCGTACCATTCGTTCCATGCGTTCCATGCTTGCCATGCGTGCCATGCTTGCCATGCGTGTCATCCTTGGCTATGAGCATCCATATGTAGGTGGCGGATTTCAATCCAAATACTTACGTTCAGATGGCTAGATACTGAGTCGAAAATATCACATGCtagtattttatattttaccgTATTTATAATGcgttaattatttatttattatgcgATGATTGCTTTAcagtgttttaattttagttgATTAATTGTGATTAATTATCATTGTTTATGTCACATATTTCACGTTCTTAATTTATCAATAGTTTGACACTTCAACTTTTGCAAGTTATAAAAGCTAATGTGAAGTAATTCAAATGGTCTGTTGGGTTTTGGTCTTGGCTGTTTGATAAAATTGCTTTCTTGGATTAATCTGATGGAACAGCGGTTCACCATGTATGTGGAAACGCCTGGCATTTGGAGaatcagaattttttgttatattatcATTCTTGAAAACTCTTTTAAATACCTTTCAATGAGTCGACATCAGCATAAGACACATAACAGCAATTTCATGAGTTccatttatgtttgtttaagaATTAAGCAGGTTATGAACAAAAAGTCAATTTGTGTAAAGTAGTATGTATAGGCTACCTTTGGCGTCATGCTTTATAGGCGCTTAAAATTACAACACTGCAAGTAACTAGACCGCCATAACCCAAATTCAATCGCAGACTTAGTTACACTTTGTAGGTTGCTAGTGTGTATAATCCCAAAACGTTTAAAAGCAGAAACTATTGTTGAATCAGTTGTTAAAGCATCAGCATCAGCCGTTGTTACTATTGAATTATGGTCCAGAACAAAGTTGGATTTTCATCCCAGCCACTGGTAGCATCAGTTCGACGAACGGTGCATTGGAAACCACCGCTGTTAATGCTGCCCATTTGTACAGCGTATCTGTAAcattgttaaaacaacttagtCTTAAGCAATCTTTTGTAAACCAGTTAAACATTGCATTAAAGCGCATTTTAATTTCGTCTGATGTCTCTGTCATAAATAGTAATCTCTTACGTCATCTGACTAAAGAAATCTCCAATAACCCAACCAAATATTTCTTTAGGTGGTGGATCTTTTGGGCTTGAAAATTGAACCGATACGTTTGCGGTGTTGGTCGGTGATGATCCAACTGTCTGGTTTCCTGAAGGaagaaaatgcttttttaataTCCGTAGATTGGTGAAGAAGCTGATCAACTGTGGGTGTAATTCATTTGTCAACAAGCCAGCATAAAAGCACAAAGTTCATGTAATAACAAATTCTTATATTTTCGTTCATGACAGCTTGCAATGGCAGCATAATTTTATAGATTTCAGACACAATAAACTCCTACTGGAACTGCCAACCTTTAACGTTTTAAACGTGTAATAGCAAGCGCATTTCACGCTGTTACCTAGTGGTGGAGGCACCTCTAAACCCACAGCAGACCATAAGAACGACGGCTGTTCGGTCCTTCTTCCCAGTTGGTCGATATACGTATCGCGGTCGGTACGTATCGTAAGTTGATGTATGATAACAATACTTTACATGTTTGTACATGTCAGCTAGCAGATTAGTACCAAAGTTTCACAGAGTGAACAAATTTGACCCACCGTAAACCTTTCAAATGGACAGTAGCGAGCAGATAATACATTATTACCCCTACCTTTAGCTGGAGGCACCTCTAATCCGAGGGCATTCCACAAAAGAGTCGGTTGTTCAGTCCATCCTCCTAGTTTGTCGGTGCGTATTGCGGTAAACCGAAACGATAATGAGGAAGAAACGACTCCTCCTACCGCGTATCTGTTAAAAAACTTATTCTGTGAAAACGATGCTATTGAAATTACCATAACCTGAGATCATTGCCAAGTCCAATTTAACACCGGTTATTGTTCTTACGTCCCGGCCCTTCCTTGTACTGATGCGATCACTTGGGGGTTCTTGCTGAGGTAGGGTCTGGGAAAACTTAGCGTAAAAGTCTTAGAATTCTCAGTTGATTTGGGAAGAATCTTAGATTCTgctcaaaacaaattttagaaTAAGCGCAAAACTATAAACAACAAGGCAGCAGTTTTCATATTTATCATCGCTTTCTCATATATGCGATCGTTCTTCTTTTGTAATCTTTTTAGCATAAACCAAATAAGTTAATACAGCATGTACAGTACATATAGCGCTAATGCAAAACAAATCTTATTCGATTTCGTTACCTGATTGAGCATTCATTTTGGTTTTCAATTAGTAAACAAAGTTCTCACTTTTTGTGACATTAATCTGCAAATATAGCACCGATATATTTAGAACAAAGTCACATAAATTTCAATGTAAGTTAGATTGCAAGCAAATACAACATAACTCGTTATTTCATCACCGGCATTATCGTAACTACCTGTAATATTATAAAGTGATTGtggttttcacaaaatttgctttcTCATCCTGTCTCTCTCTTAAGGCTCAATCGTTGCCCAAACACGTTTAATTTGTGGAGACCAACTGTTGTCCGA
Above is a window of Clavelina lepadiformis chromosome 8, kaClaLepa1.1, whole genome shotgun sequence DNA encoding:
- the LOC143469741 gene encoding uncharacterized protein LOC143469741 — translated: MNAQSESKILPKSTENSKTFTLSFPRPYLSKNPQVIASVQGRAGTYAVGGVVSSSLSFRFTAIRTDKLGGWTEQPTLLWNALGLEVPPAKGNQTVGSSPTNTANVSVQFSSPKDPPPKEIFGWVIGDFFSQMTYAVQMGSINSGGFQCTVRRTDATSGWDENPTLFWTIIQ